The following coding sequences are from one Psychrobacter sp. AH5 window:
- a CDS encoding NAD(P) transhydrogenase subunit alpha, translating to MKIGVISADSTQESRVALTPDAVKKLRKLGFEVIIQSGAGQAAYYTDESYQAAGADIANSSSDVVNQAQIITTVHDLPASVTEQLTAGQIVIGMLDPYRNTQLETYAAKGATAYAMELLPRTLSRAQNMDVLSSQANLAGYKAVLIAANEYSRPFPMFMTSAGTVKPAKVVILGVGVAGLQAIATAKRLGAVVEASDLRPTAREQVESLGGKWLEVPMSAEEAEKAKSTGGYAWTPSEQYMKDQATVVDKALSAADIVITTAQIPGRQAPRLVHKATLDKMKAGSVLIDMAAGTGGNVEGVIADQTITTDNGVRIVGAANIPSQLAAQSSDLYANNLVNFITTLIAKDKADTTEKTSTETMSNTPNTLALHLDMDDEIQGALAVTHEGQVRLAKR from the coding sequence ATGAAAATCGGTGTTATCAGTGCAGACAGCACACAAGAGAGCCGCGTAGCACTAACCCCAGATGCGGTAAAAAAGCTACGGAAGCTTGGGTTTGAAGTCATCATACAGTCAGGTGCAGGTCAAGCGGCTTACTATACCGATGAGAGCTATCAAGCGGCTGGAGCTGATATTGCTAATAGTAGCAGTGATGTCGTTAATCAGGCGCAAATTATTACCACCGTCCATGATTTGCCTGCTAGTGTTACTGAGCAATTAACCGCCGGTCAAATTGTCATCGGTATGCTTGATCCTTATCGTAATACTCAGCTAGAGACATACGCCGCTAAAGGTGCGACTGCTTATGCGATGGAGCTATTGCCTCGTACTTTATCTCGCGCCCAAAATATGGATGTCTTATCTTCACAAGCCAACCTTGCCGGTTATAAGGCGGTACTGATAGCAGCTAACGAGTACTCGCGACCCTTCCCGATGTTTATGACCTCAGCGGGTACCGTCAAGCCTGCCAAAGTCGTGATCTTAGGGGTTGGGGTGGCAGGCTTACAGGCTATCGCTACGGCCAAGCGTTTAGGCGCGGTCGTCGAAGCTAGTGATCTGCGACCAACTGCTCGCGAGCAAGTAGAGTCATTGGGCGGTAAATGGCTAGAGGTACCAATGAGCGCAGAGGAAGCTGAAAAGGCTAAATCCACCGGCGGTTATGCTTGGACGCCATCAGAGCAGTATATGAAAGATCAGGCGACAGTGGTCGATAAAGCGCTAAGCGCCGCTGATATTGTCATTACGACAGCGCAAATCCCTGGTCGTCAAGCGCCGCGTTTAGTGCATAAAGCCACGCTCGATAAAATGAAAGCCGGCTCAGTATTAATCGATATGGCGGCAGGCACAGGCGGTAACGTCGAAGGTGTCATCGCTGATCAAACTATTACTACCGATAATGGCGTACGCATCGTTGGTGCGGCTAATATTCCATCGCAGCTAGCGGCGCAGTCCTCAGATCTTTACGCCAATAATTTAGTGAACTTTATCACTACTTTGATCGCTAAAGATAAGGCTGACACTACAGAAAAGACTAGTACCGAGACTATGTCAAATACGCCAAATACACTGGCACTGCATTTAGACATGGACGATGAGATTCAAGGCGCTTTAGCCGTGACTCACGAAGGTCAAGTGCGACTCGCTAAGCGTTAA
- the yaaA gene encoding peroxide stress protein YaaA gives MYFVLSPAKSLNETDAVPLNLGNYYSQPILIEHSAELIKTLKAKDPIDLQELMSISADLAQLNAQRNQAWQMPHDSDNAKPAAYLFDGDVYTGLDSYNMDKETMLYLNEHLGILSGLYGLLKPLDLMQPYRLEMGTKLKNERGDTLYEFWGEQITDTINKQMADSDDKVLVNLASNEYFKAIKKKSLDAQIITPRFEDEKNGQYKVISFYAKKARGLMVKYAADNKLTKAEQLKKFDLAGYYYVDEISDDSTWTFRRDEADQ, from the coding sequence ATGTACTTTGTACTCTCTCCAGCCAAATCATTAAATGAAACGGACGCTGTACCATTGAACCTTGGCAATTACTATAGTCAGCCCATCCTAATTGAACACTCAGCAGAATTGATCAAAACCCTCAAGGCCAAAGACCCTATCGACTTGCAAGAGTTAATGAGTATCTCCGCTGATTTGGCGCAGCTAAATGCTCAGCGTAATCAAGCTTGGCAGATGCCTCATGACTCTGACAATGCCAAGCCTGCGGCATATCTATTTGATGGCGATGTCTATACTGGACTTGATAGCTACAATATGGATAAAGAAACCATGCTGTATCTCAATGAGCATTTAGGGATTTTGTCAGGACTATACGGCCTACTAAAGCCGTTAGATCTCATGCAGCCCTACCGCTTAGAGATGGGCACCAAACTAAAAAACGAGCGCGGCGATACTCTCTATGAGTTTTGGGGCGAGCAAATCACTGATACTATCAATAAGCAAATGGCCGATAGCGATGATAAGGTGTTAGTAAATTTAGCTTCTAATGAATACTTCAAAGCGATTAAGAAAAAATCGCTGGACGCGCAGATTATCACCCCAAGATTTGAAGATGAGAAGAATGGTCAATATAAAGTCATTAGCTTTTATGCCAAAAAAGCGCGAGGCTTGATGGTGAAATATGCCGCCGATAATAAGCTAACCAAAGCTGAGCAGCTAAAGAAGTTTGATTTAGCAGGCTATTATTATGTCGATGAAATATCTGACGATAGCACTTGGACTTTTAGGCGGGATGAGGCGGATCAGTAA
- the groL gene encoding chaperonin GroEL (60 kDa chaperone family; promotes refolding of misfolded polypeptides especially under stressful conditions; forms two stacked rings of heptamers to form a barrel-shaped 14mer; ends can be capped by GroES; misfolded proteins enter the barrel where they are refolded when GroES binds), giving the protein MAKDVKFGIDARKQMMDGVNILANAVRVTLGPKGRNVVIDKSFGAPTITKDGVSVAKEIELENKFENMGAQLVREVASRTNDVAGDGTTTATVLAQSILQEGMKSVAAGMNPMDLKRGIDKAVREAVQEIHKLSTPADDSKAIAQVGSISANSDTKIGELIAQAMEKVGKQGVITVEEGSSFEDTLEVVEGMQFDRGYISPYFANKQDSLTAEFENPYILLVDKKIGNIREIVPLLEQVMQSSKPLLIIAEDVENEALATLVVNNMRGGLKTCAVKAPGFGDRRKAMLQDIAILTGGTVISEEIGLSLEETTLEQLGTAKKVTVGKENTVIVDGAGQKADIEARVDSIKRQVEESTSDYDKEKLQERMAKLAGGVAVIKVGAATETEMKEKKDRVDDALHATRAAVEEGVVPGGGVALVRAMNALSELRGDNDDQNAGINILRRAMEAPLRQIVTNSGEEASVVVNEVKSGSGNYGYNAASGEYGDMLEMGILDPAKVARSALENAASVAGLMLTTEAMITDLPEKEDPMAGMGGAGGMGGMGGMGGMM; this is encoded by the coding sequence ATGGCAAAAGACGTAAAGTTTGGCATTGATGCCCGTAAACAAATGATGGATGGCGTAAACATTCTAGCAAACGCGGTACGAGTCACTTTGGGACCAAAAGGTCGCAACGTCGTCATCGACAAATCTTTTGGCGCGCCAACCATCACTAAAGATGGGGTTTCGGTTGCAAAAGAGATTGAGCTTGAAAACAAATTTGAAAACATGGGCGCACAATTGGTTCGCGAAGTCGCTAGCCGTACTAACGATGTCGCCGGTGACGGTACCACTACTGCTACCGTATTGGCGCAGTCTATCTTGCAAGAGGGCATGAAATCAGTCGCCGCTGGCATGAACCCTATGGATCTAAAACGCGGTATCGATAAAGCGGTACGCGAAGCAGTTCAAGAGATTCATAAGTTATCGACGCCAGCGGATGATTCAAAAGCTATCGCGCAAGTGGGTTCAATCTCTGCTAACTCCGACACCAAAATCGGTGAGCTGATCGCGCAAGCGATGGAAAAAGTCGGTAAGCAAGGCGTTATCACGGTTGAAGAAGGGTCAAGCTTCGAAGATACGCTAGAAGTGGTCGAAGGTATGCAGTTTGACCGCGGTTACATCAGCCCATATTTTGCTAATAAGCAAGATAGCTTGACTGCTGAATTTGAAAACCCATATATTTTATTGGTTGACAAAAAAATCGGCAACATTCGCGAAATCGTGCCATTACTTGAGCAAGTCATGCAATCAAGTAAGCCCTTGCTAATCATCGCAGAAGACGTCGAAAATGAAGCGCTCGCGACATTAGTAGTGAACAACATGCGCGGCGGCCTAAAAACTTGTGCGGTAAAAGCACCAGGTTTTGGCGATCGTCGTAAAGCTATGCTGCAAGATATCGCAATCTTGACAGGCGGTACTGTTATCTCTGAAGAGATTGGTCTAAGCCTAGAAGAAACCACCCTTGAGCAATTGGGTACGGCCAAAAAAGTCACTGTCGGTAAAGAAAACACTGTTATCGTTGATGGCGCTGGTCAAAAAGCTGACATCGAAGCGCGCGTTGACTCTATCAAACGTCAAGTCGAAGAGTCTACCTCTGATTATGATAAAGAAAAGCTACAAGAGCGTATGGCAAAACTTGCCGGCGGCGTAGCGGTTATCAAAGTTGGCGCAGCTACTGAAACTGAGATGAAAGAGAAGAAAGATCGCGTTGATGATGCCTTGCATGCTACGCGCGCAGCGGTTGAAGAAGGCGTCGTGCCTGGTGGTGGTGTGGCTCTAGTTCGTGCTATGAATGCACTATCTGAGTTACGCGGTGATAACGATGATCAAAACGCTGGTATCAATATCCTACGCCGTGCGATGGAAGCACCACTGCGTCAAATCGTTACCAACTCGGGTGAAGAAGCGTCAGTAGTGGTTAACGAAGTTAAGAGTGGTAGCGGTAATTATGGCTACAACGCCGCTTCTGGCGAATACGGCGATATGCTAGAGATGGGTATCCTAGATCCTGCAAAAGTCGCGCGTTCAGCTCTAGAGAATGCGGCTTCTGTAGCAGGTCTCATGCTCACCACCGAAGCGATGATCACCGATCTGCCAGAGAAAGAGGATCCAATGGCTGGCATGGGCGGTGCTGGTGGTATGGGCGGCATGGGTGGTATGGGCGGCATGATGTAA
- a CDS encoding co-chaperone GroES, with product MNIRPLHDRIVVRRIEEETKTAGGILLPGSAQEKPSQGEVLATGNGQVRDNGETRALDVKVGDKVLFGQYAGQTVKVDGEELLIMKESDVLGVLEG from the coding sequence ATGAATATCCGTCCTTTACATGATCGTATCGTTGTGCGCCGCATAGAAGAAGAGACAAAAACGGCTGGCGGCATTTTATTGCCAGGTTCAGCGCAAGAAAAGCCGTCACAAGGTGAGGTGCTCGCGACTGGTAATGGTCAAGTCCGTGACAATGGTGAGACTCGTGCGCTAGATGTAAAAGTAGGCGATAAAGTCTTGTTCGGTCAGTATGCTGGTCAAACGGTAAAAGTTGATGGCGAAGAATTACTTATTATGAAAGAGTCTGATGTATTAGGCGTACTAGAAGGTTAA
- a CDS encoding DUF3108 domain-containing protein, translating to MSLLSSIHHSNPEKRSKNKLATMLTTGATIAAIGALSMTAPTLASAKTIQPSTADYSFTVEDKYKGTATRTLSKSGNTWNYNVKARVAGVASASQSSTFVINGNNVSPSKASTTYKLLGVGRTHNLSFNSAGKKVTSSYKGKTTTSNMAQQAFDDLSLEVQIRQDLLNGKFSGNYYMAKKDKVEKTPFKRSGSTKITVPAGTFDTVRVDRIHDDNSRSTSFWLAPSLDYLPVKVSQINDGKKMDLELSKVR from the coding sequence ATGAGTTTATTATCTTCTATTCATCATTCTAACCCTGAAAAACGCAGCAAAAACAAACTGGCAACTATGCTTACTACTGGTGCCACTATCGCTGCTATCGGAGCTTTATCTATGACTGCCCCTACTCTGGCTAGTGCCAAAACCATTCAGCCCTCAACCGCTGATTATAGCTTTACCGTTGAGGATAAGTATAAGGGTACGGCTACTCGCACCTTAAGCAAATCGGGTAACACTTGGAATTACAATGTCAAAGCGAGAGTCGCTGGGGTAGCTAGCGCCTCACAAAGCAGCACTTTTGTGATCAACGGTAATAATGTCAGTCCCAGTAAAGCTAGTACCACTTATAAGCTGTTGGGTGTGGGTCGTACTCATAATCTGAGCTTTAATTCAGCCGGTAAAAAAGTTACTAGTAGCTATAAAGGCAAAACCACTACCTCTAACATGGCGCAGCAAGCTTTTGATGATTTGAGTCTTGAGGTGCAAATTCGCCAAGATTTATTAAACGGTAAATTCTCAGGCAATTACTACATGGCCAAAAAAGATAAGGTCGAAAAAACGCCTTTCAAGAGATCTGGCAGTACCAAAATCACCGTGCCAGCCGGTACCTTTGACACCGTGAGAGTGGACCGTATCCATGATGATAACAGCCGCTCAACGAGCTTTTGGTTAGCGCCAAGTCTTGATTATCTACCGGTAAAAGTCAGTCAGATCAACGATGGTAAGAAAATGGACTTAGAATTAAGTAAAGTACGTTAA
- the wrbA gene encoding NAD(P)H:quinone oxidoreductase encodes MSQIDPYVLVLYYSSYGTTKTLAYAIAQGIEDAGIKARIRTVPTVAAETTSSKPAIPDEGDLYCTMDDLKNCIGLALGSPTHFGNMAAPMKYFWDNTVTLWLAGNLQNKPASVFTATGSMHGGQESTLLTMMLPLLHHGMMIVGLPYGEPALNRTIRGGTPYGASHVSGAAHDQPVSNDERELAIAQGHRLAITAKALSQANWNR; translated from the coding sequence ATGAGTCAGATCGATCCCTATGTGTTAGTGCTCTATTACTCCAGTTACGGTACCACAAAGACTTTGGCCTACGCCATCGCTCAAGGTATAGAGGATGCAGGTATCAAAGCGCGTATTCGCACAGTACCGACTGTAGCGGCTGAAACCACTTCGAGCAAACCTGCTATTCCTGATGAGGGTGATCTTTATTGCACTATGGATGATCTAAAAAACTGCATAGGACTGGCTTTAGGTAGCCCCACGCATTTTGGCAATATGGCAGCGCCTATGAAGTATTTTTGGGATAATACCGTGACTCTTTGGCTAGCGGGAAACCTACAAAACAAACCAGCCTCAGTGTTTACGGCGACAGGCTCTATGCATGGCGGACAAGAGAGCACTTTGTTAACCATGATGTTGCCGCTTTTGCATCATGGTATGATGATAGTTGGCCTGCCTTACGGAGAGCCTGCGCTCAATCGTACTATACGCGGCGGGACTCCTTATGGCGCCAGCCATGTTAGCGGTGCTGCGCACGATCAGCCGGTATCTAATGATGAGCGCGAATTGGCTATTGCTCAAGGTCATCGTCTGGCTATTACTGCCAAAGCACTGTCGCAGGCTAATTGGAATCGCTAA
- a CDS encoding YihY family inner membrane protein has product MEKLIKKLPFLQQRWFQFLKFLIRHFFEDNCQQKAASLTYTTMLSIVPIVTVLLMILSSVPALASVRAQIYEVIYSNLLPQSSLQVSKYINNFAEKSTNLTAIGVMILFVTTIVTLTTVERAFNQIWRVEERSGGLKSILRYWTIITLGPLVLGTAFIVSSTVQSLSFLNRQIAGYGIDWSFWVQLVSIGITVAGFIGMYWFIPKARVPAKSAIIAGVIVAVVFELLKHIFGTVMTNFTSYEAIYGAFAALPIFLLWIFLSWNLILLGVEISYTLTIFETEEVYPRHPLLSLLDMLNLIYSRYLKGEVVSEQELRNVLGRKELPKWYIYINYLKDSNLITMTEEDDYVLKRDLSKMSLWDFYRTLPYPLPIKDELDEMSAEDQQPWLSLLVDRFEHTEAFAKEQLNLPLAAVFAHSQPRKKHAVDTSKHQRFDNDHSPHFDPEAYDKDSDTSENDQPKALIPEEPTNNYRFGRRHKNNSPKRNVFKQPLGNAADSIITEADNPAAKK; this is encoded by the coding sequence ATGGAAAAGTTAATAAAAAAGCTGCCCTTTTTGCAGCAGCGCTGGTTTCAGTTTTTAAAGTTTTTGATTCGGCACTTTTTTGAAGATAACTGCCAACAAAAAGCGGCTTCACTGACCTATACCACTATGCTATCCATCGTGCCTATAGTGACCGTGCTACTGATGATCTTATCTTCAGTGCCTGCTTTGGCCTCCGTCAGAGCGCAGATTTATGAGGTCATTTATAGTAACTTGCTACCGCAATCAAGCCTACAGGTTAGTAAGTACATTAATAATTTTGCCGAAAAATCGACCAATCTTACCGCTATTGGGGTGATGATTTTATTTGTCACTACTATTGTCACTTTAACCACCGTTGAGCGCGCTTTTAACCAGATATGGCGCGTAGAGGAGCGCTCAGGCGGCCTCAAAAGCATCCTTCGCTACTGGACCATTATTACTCTTGGGCCTTTAGTGCTAGGTACTGCTTTTATCGTCTCAAGTACGGTACAAAGTTTGAGCTTTTTGAATCGTCAAATCGCAGGCTACGGGATTGACTGGTCTTTTTGGGTGCAGCTAGTCTCTATCGGTATTACGGTAGCAGGCTTTATCGGTATGTATTGGTTTATTCCTAAAGCTCGCGTGCCGGCGAAAAGCGCTATCATTGCAGGTGTCATTGTGGCGGTAGTATTTGAGTTACTCAAACATATCTTTGGTACGGTGATGACCAACTTTACCAGCTATGAGGCGATTTATGGGGCCTTTGCCGCCTTACCGATATTCTTATTATGGATATTTTTATCTTGGAATTTGATTTTATTAGGGGTTGAGATCAGCTATACCTTGACTATCTTTGAGACCGAAGAGGTCTATCCACGCCATCCTTTATTGAGCTTACTTGATATGCTCAACTTGATCTATAGCCGTTATCTAAAGGGCGAGGTCGTCAGTGAACAAGAGCTACGTAATGTACTAGGCCGTAAAGAGCTGCCTAAATGGTATATCTATATCAATTATCTCAAAGATAGTAACTTAATTACCATGACTGAAGAGGATGATTATGTGCTAAAAAGAGATCTAAGCAAAATGAGCTTATGGGACTTTTATCGTACTTTGCCCTACCCGCTGCCCATCAAAGACGAGCTTGATGAGATGAGCGCTGAGGATCAACAGCCTTGGCTTAGTCTATTAGTAGATCGTTTTGAGCATACGGAAGCTTTTGCTAAAGAGCAGCTAAACTTGCCGCTTGCCGCTGTATTTGCCCATAGTCAGCCTCGAAAAAAGCATGCGGTGGATACCAGCAAACATCAGCGCTTTGATAACGATCATAGCCCGCATTTTGACCCTGAAGCTTACGATAAAGACAGTGACACTAGCGAAAATGATCAGCCAAAAGCGCTTATTCCTGAAGAGCCTACTAATAATTACCGCTTTGGCAGACGTCATAAAAATAACTCGCCTAAACGTAATGTTTTTAAGCAGCCGCTAGGTAATGCGGCTGATAGTATTATTACAGAAGCTGATAATCCGGCAGCAAAAAAGTAG
- a CDS encoding DUF2254 domain-containing protein, protein MSDPNNSKTKLLNRLISASQESLRRFADLWSKQTLTSLPDRLESIWQRLLGSYWFIPTSFVLLGILLAPLLLAIDQRLDRETVRDISFAFTGDDDAARAIMTSIAGAVLGVAGTTFSITIAVLSMASSQFGPRLLRNFLTDTSNQIVLGAFIGTFSYSLLVLKSIHKFDVSFGVPQLAVTFAIIMAIICALLLVYFIQHMVHGIQASHVIQGASSDAIENIHYWYSDNCDIQHQRDATAKDIDEYLDWPAAAIYAPISGYLLQIYTESLVVLAQDYGGVIQLHSNLGSFVTDKNIMGYFHQRPADHHSYVQKTKTSNLAILPRAPDALFWQRFATSIQLAKRPSHSNDIGYSLSQITEIAIRALSPGINDPKTAVNCVQSLTSCLSVMMRRQPPSPYHFYTPEPNKDVTDITVNQPKASILALVTKTPKISDFIDTSLGEIRRYAITNLMVLKALCHALTDLNYARVNSAQRQALLHELKLIEAAGQNNLAYSELAADLSDICAQARQFIQSEDAQHQYFTYTSQFDKHISRALASQS, encoded by the coding sequence GTGAGTGACCCTAATAATAGCAAAACAAAGCTACTCAACCGTTTGATAAGCGCTAGTCAAGAGAGTCTAAGGCGCTTTGCTGATCTTTGGTCAAAGCAAACCCTAACCAGCCTACCCGATCGTCTAGAAAGTATCTGGCAACGTCTGTTAGGTTCTTATTGGTTTATACCGACCTCATTTGTACTCTTAGGAATACTACTAGCGCCATTACTACTGGCTATTGATCAGCGCCTAGATCGTGAGACTGTCAGAGATATCAGCTTTGCTTTTACTGGTGATGATGATGCGGCTAGAGCCATTATGACCTCTATTGCAGGGGCGGTGCTTGGCGTTGCTGGTACTACTTTCTCTATTACTATCGCAGTCTTGTCGATGGCCTCCTCCCAGTTTGGGCCTAGGCTGCTGCGTAATTTTTTGACCGATACCTCCAACCAGATAGTGTTAGGGGCTTTTATTGGCACCTTTAGCTATAGCCTACTGGTATTAAAATCCATTCATAAGTTTGATGTCAGCTTTGGCGTACCGCAGCTAGCGGTAACCTTTGCCATTATCATGGCTATTATTTGCGCGTTATTGTTGGTGTATTTCATTCAACATATGGTACACGGCATTCAGGCCTCTCACGTGATACAAGGGGCTAGTAGCGATGCTATCGAAAATATTCACTATTGGTATAGTGATAACTGCGATATTCAGCATCAGCGTGATGCCACTGCCAAAGATATCGATGAGTATCTAGATTGGCCAGCCGCCGCTATATATGCGCCAATTTCAGGCTACCTATTACAGATTTATACCGAATCTTTGGTAGTATTAGCCCAAGACTATGGCGGCGTTATTCAACTGCATAGCAACTTGGGCAGCTTTGTCACTGATAAAAACATTATGGGCTATTTTCATCAGCGTCCTGCCGATCATCACAGTTATGTGCAAAAAACCAAAACCTCAAATTTAGCCATTCTGCCCCGTGCACCCGATGCGCTATTTTGGCAGCGCTTTGCTACTAGTATTCAATTAGCCAAGCGTCCTTCTCATTCTAATGATATTGGCTACAGCTTGAGTCAAATCACTGAGATTGCGATACGCGCGCTATCCCCTGGTATCAATGACCCAAAGACTGCGGTGAACTGTGTCCAGTCTCTAACCTCTTGCTTGAGTGTGATGATGCGGCGGCAACCCCCTAGTCCTTATCATTTTTATACGCCTGAACCTAATAAAGATGTTACCGATATAACAGTCAATCAACCCAAAGCCTCTATTCTAGCATTGGTCACAAAAACGCCAAAGATATCAGACTTTATTGATACCTCTTTAGGAGAGATACGCCGTTATGCTATTACAAATTTGATGGTGCTAAAGGCGCTTTGCCACGCTTTAACGGATCTTAATTATGCTAGGGTAAATAGCGCGCAAAGGCAGGCTTTATTACACGAGCTAAAACTTATTGAAGCCGCTGGACAAAACAATCTGGCCTATAGCGAGTTGGCAGCTGATCTTAGCGATATATGCGCGCAAGCCAGACAATTTATTCAAAGTGAAGATGCTCAGCATCAGTATTTTACTTATACCAGTCAGTTTGATAAGCACATTAGTAGAGCATTAGCGAGCCAATCATAA
- a CDS encoding sodium:proton antiporter, protein MTATASLSILEISAIFLSITALLSYVNHRFIGLPTTIGVMVISILLSIFAIFLGFLGFDQLIDYEVSLLEQLDFTEVLLDGMLSMLLFAGALHINIGDLRRYKLPIGILACIGTIVSAVLIATAIYLMLPLLGFSLPFIWCLLFGALISPTDPIAVMGILASAGAPKSLETVIAGESLFNDGIGVVIFVILLGILTSGDIPTANYVAHTLAVEAGGGIVFGLGLGAILYYLLKSIDSYQEEVLLNLAGVIGGYALASHWHLSGPLAMVMMGLMVGNRGRALAMSDKTRHYIDLFWELIDEILNAILFVLIGLEIVIIAYSGNLFIAGGLAIVIALAARFIVVGMTTKTFNRQLDLPSGAWKVLTWGGLRGGISVALVLQLPAGAERDILLALTYAVVVFSILVQGLSVGKVAKSIRSEEEPIAKAHKTLS, encoded by the coding sequence ATGACAGCTACTGCCAGCTTAAGCATCCTTGAGATTAGCGCTATCTTTTTATCGATAACCGCACTGTTAAGCTATGTCAATCATCGCTTTATTGGGTTACCTACCACTATCGGCGTCATGGTCATCTCTATCCTGCTGTCTATTTTTGCTATATTTTTGGGCTTTTTAGGCTTTGATCAACTGATCGATTATGAAGTTAGTCTGTTAGAGCAGCTTGATTTTACTGAAGTGTTATTGGATGGTATGCTCTCGATGCTGCTGTTTGCTGGCGCTTTACATATCAATATTGGCGACTTACGGCGCTATAAGCTGCCCATTGGTATCTTAGCTTGCATTGGCACTATCGTCTCTGCCGTACTGATAGCCACTGCTATTTATTTGATGCTGCCACTGTTAGGTTTTTCTCTACCCTTTATCTGGTGTTTATTATTTGGTGCGTTAATATCGCCAACTGATCCTATTGCTGTCATGGGTATTTTGGCTTCTGCTGGCGCGCCCAAAAGTTTGGAGACCGTCATCGCTGGCGAGTCCTTATTTAATGATGGTATCGGCGTAGTCATTTTTGTTATTTTATTAGGGATTTTAACCAGCGGTGATATTCCAACGGCCAATTATGTCGCTCATACTTTAGCCGTAGAGGCTGGCGGCGGTATTGTCTTTGGCTTAGGGCTAGGCGCTATTTTGTACTACTTACTTAAGAGCATCGATAGCTATCAAGAAGAGGTGTTACTTAATTTGGCTGGCGTCATTGGTGGCTATGCTCTTGCTAGTCACTGGCATCTATCAGGGCCATTAGCGATGGTGATGATGGGCTTGATGGTAGGTAATCGCGGCCGCGCTTTAGCCATGAGCGATAAAACGCGGCACTACATCGACCTATTTTGGGAATTAATCGATGAGATCTTAAACGCTATTTTATTTGTATTAATCGGGCTTGAGATCGTCATCATTGCTTACTCTGGCAATTTATTTATCGCAGGCGGCTTAGCTATTGTTATCGCTCTTGCCGCCCGTTTTATCGTTGTAGGAATGACCACTAAGACTTTTAACCGTCAATTGGATCTGCCCTCTGGCGCTTGGAAAGTGCTGACTTGGGGCGGACTGCGCGGCGGTATTTCTGTAGCGTTAGTATTACAGCTGCCTGCTGGAGCCGAGCGCGATATCTTATTAGCCTTAACTTATGCGGTGGTGGTCTTCTCAATATTAGTGCAAGGTCTTAGCGTCGGCAAAGTTGCCAAAAGCATCCGTAGCGAAGAGGAGCCTATAGCTAAAGCTCACAAAACATTGAGTTAA